One part of the uncultured Cohaesibacter sp. genome encodes these proteins:
- a CDS encoding phosphoglycerate dehydrogenase: MAHKILVTATNYSQLCSSAKALLEENGCEIIESPFGRPMTYDEIKERIDGVEAVVAGVDDWNEEVFKIAPDLKVISRFGVGVDNIDVETARKYGVKVTNAAGGNSNAVAELTIGLIIGAMRHVPQLHVTTREGAWDRFVGDEIINRTVGLLGFGNIARLIAKKLQGFDVKVIAYDKYPNMEAAKALNVSMVEADEVVSSADVLCMMLPSLPETHHFMNAETFGKMKDGAYLINTARGALVDEKALAEALTSGKLRAAAIDVYEKEPSSPDNPLFSISNIVTTPHTAAETYETYHGVGLLTANAILDVFAGREPKNLL; this comes from the coding sequence ATGGCACATAAAATACTCGTAACCGCTACCAACTATTCCCAGCTCTGCAGCTCTGCCAAGGCATTGCTTGAAGAGAATGGCTGCGAAATCATCGAAAGCCCCTTTGGCCGACCGATGACCTATGATGAGATCAAGGAACGCATTGATGGCGTCGAAGCGGTCGTCGCCGGTGTTGATGACTGGAACGAAGAGGTCTTCAAGATCGCGCCTGATCTCAAGGTGATCTCCCGGTTTGGTGTGGGCGTCGACAACATTGATGTTGAAACTGCGCGTAAATACGGTGTCAAGGTTACAAACGCGGCAGGTGGCAACTCCAATGCCGTAGCGGAATTGACCATTGGCCTTATTATCGGTGCAATGAGGCATGTGCCGCAGCTGCATGTGACGACCAGAGAGGGTGCATGGGATCGTTTCGTCGGTGACGAAATCATCAACCGCACCGTTGGTCTGCTGGGCTTCGGCAACATTGCACGCCTCATTGCCAAGAAACTTCAGGGCTTCGACGTCAAAGTCATCGCCTATGACAAATATCCGAACATGGAAGCAGCCAAGGCGCTGAATGTCTCGATGGTAGAGGCCGATGAGGTCGTATCTTCCGCTGACGTTCTTTGCATGATGCTGCCAAGCCTGCCGGAAACGCACCATTTCATGAACGCTGAAACCTTCGGCAAAATGAAAGATGGCGCTTATCTGATCAACACCGCACGCGGTGCTCTGGTTGACGAAAAGGCGCTTGCCGAAGCGCTGACCAGTGGCAAGCTGCGCGCAGCCGCCATCGATGTTTACGAGAAAGAGCCGTCCTCACCGGACAATCCGCTCTTCTCGATCTCCAACATCGTGACAACGCCACACACGGCCGCAGAAACCTACGAAACCTATCACGGAGTAGGGCTACTGACCGCCAACGCCATCCTTGATGTTTTTGCGGGACGTGAGCCGAAAAACCTTCTCTAG
- a CDS encoding TRAP transporter small permease, with amino-acid sequence MNVIGFLDRHLERIIVTGVLLTTTITLVVQVFMRYVLAEPLVWAEELARFLLVWCTMMGTSLAVKESRHIIVDFAPVLFGPRSIALFSFISYAGMLVFCGVILYYSIPFVQRVMAIGQLSPTLQVPMWMVYAALPVGVAFAAVRTIQAIYLQIRRPSDVVLGTPVEEAD; translated from the coding sequence ATGAATGTAATCGGTTTTCTGGACCGGCATCTGGAGCGAATAATCGTTACTGGCGTGCTTCTGACCACGACCATCACGTTGGTGGTGCAGGTCTTCATGCGCTATGTGCTGGCCGAGCCCCTCGTTTGGGCCGAAGAACTCGCGCGATTTCTGCTTGTTTGGTGCACGATGATGGGTACCAGCCTGGCGGTGAAGGAATCCCGCCACATCATCGTGGATTTTGCCCCCGTTCTTTTCGGTCCCCGCTCTATCGCCCTTTTCTCCTTCATCTCCTACGCAGGGATGTTGGTCTTCTGCGGCGTCATTCTCTACTACAGCATCCCGTTCGTGCAGCGGGTCATGGCCATCGGACAGCTCTCCCCGACGCTTCAGGTGCCCATGTGGATGGTCTACGCGGCTCTGCCCGTAGGTGTCGCATTCGCCGCTGTTCGCACCATCCAGGCGATCTATCTGCAAATCCGGCGTCCCAGCGATGTAGTTCTGGGAACCCCCGTGGAGGAGGCTGACTGA
- a CDS encoding TRAP transporter large permease, with product MYPIVALTSFLFLLLLTIPIAMSLGLAAFVPGWLGAPINSSQVIRTIVTAIDSFPLLAVPLFMVAGDIMTQGGLARRLFSFADALLGRLNGGLAISTVVACMLFGAISGSSPATVAAIGAMAIPLLVDNGYDKRFATVLVTTAGTLGVIVPPSIPMIIYGMAANVSVSRLFMAGIGPALTIGFLLSAWAFWYGTKHKDKIKTTAGKIPLIQATCQSFWALLAPVVVLGGIYSGAFTPTEAAAIAVAYSAVISIFVFREMTFMQLINTVGRTALTVAPILIIAGTGAALGRVFNLLRVPVMLGDIINSVVSDPIMLLLLINFMLLLIGMFMETLAAIIVLTPIFLPIVSPYGIDPLHFGLIMTTNLAIGFVTPPVGANIFIATGLTKLSVVEICKGLPVPLFLLILGLAAITYIPSLSLWLPNAFG from the coding sequence ATGTATCCTATCGTTGCCCTGACTTCGTTCCTGTTCCTTCTTCTCCTGACGATCCCCATCGCGATGTCTCTCGGTCTGGCCGCATTCGTGCCCGGCTGGTTGGGCGCGCCAATCAACTCAAGTCAGGTGATCCGGACGATCGTGACCGCGATCGACTCTTTCCCGCTGCTGGCCGTGCCTCTGTTCATGGTCGCCGGTGATATCATGACCCAGGGCGGCCTTGCTCGCCGTCTGTTCAGCTTCGCCGATGCTCTGCTCGGTCGTCTGAACGGTGGGCTTGCCATCTCGACGGTCGTGGCCTGCATGCTGTTTGGTGCCATCTCCGGTTCCTCTCCGGCAACTGTTGCCGCGATCGGTGCCATGGCAATTCCGCTGTTGGTCGACAATGGCTATGACAAGCGTTTCGCCACGGTCCTCGTGACCACTGCCGGTACCCTCGGCGTGATCGTGCCTCCCAGTATCCCGATGATCATCTACGGCATGGCTGCCAACGTTTCCGTCAGCCGTCTGTTCATGGCTGGCATCGGTCCTGCTCTGACCATCGGCTTCCTGCTGTCTGCCTGGGCCTTCTGGTACGGCACAAAGCACAAGGACAAGATCAAAACCACTGCAGGCAAGATTCCGCTCATTCAGGCAACTTGCCAGAGTTTCTGGGCGTTGCTCGCTCCGGTAGTCGTGCTTGGCGGTATCTATTCGGGTGCCTTCACCCCGACCGAAGCCGCTGCAATTGCGGTTGCCTATAGTGCCGTCATTTCCATCTTCGTTTTCCGTGAAATGACCTTTATGCAGCTGATCAACACGGTTGGACGCACCGCCCTAACGGTTGCCCCGATCCTGATCATTGCCGGTACAGGCGCTGCTCTTGGACGCGTCTTCAACCTGCTGCGCGTGCCGGTCATGCTTGGCGACATCATCAACAGCGTCGTCAGCGATCCGATCATGCTGCTGCTGCTGATCAACTTCATGCTGCTGCTCATCGGCATGTTCATGGAAACATTGGCTGCGATCATCGTGCTGACGCCGATCTTCCTGCCGATCGTGTCGCCATATGGCATTGATCCTCTGCACTTCGGTCTGATCATGACCACCAACCTTGCAATCGGATTTGTGACCCCGCCGGTCGGTGCCAACATCTTCATTGCAACGGGGCTGACCAAACTCAGTGTTGTGGAGATATGCAAGGGACTGCCCGTCCCGCTGTTCCTGCTGATCCTTGGACTTGCTGCGATTACTTACATCCCAAGCCTGTCCTTGTGGCTTCCAAACGCCTTCGGATAA
- a CDS encoding TRAP transporter substrate-binding protein, whose translation MKPINQLLTGVAFAAMMATSPAWSADYTMIMAHTLSDVNHPIYQAFLKLKSEIEEKSGGRIEVVDQGGGALGGDREIMESTMFGDIQFGPMSTSGATQFIPELSVFDIPYVMPTDDKERQALVNEGPLAEAIAKALDAKGLRYEGIMNGGFRNLTTAKTEVHTPEDIASAGLRIRVQENPVHIKIWKDLGAAPTPISFPELYGALQQGVVDGQENPYGHILSQRFYEVQGFMTNTRHIFLANISMINKDWYESLPDDLKTVVDEGFKTATNFQWEVQAQLEDSQRAELAKHMTIVDLTPEQMKEFQDKTADVADLVRETAGDEIVDVLMNEIK comes from the coding sequence ATGAAACCAATTAACCAGCTTCTCACCGGTGTTGCCTTCGCGGCAATGATGGCAACCAGCCCGGCATGGTCTGCAGACTATACCATGATCATGGCTCATACGCTGTCCGACGTGAACCATCCGATCTATCAGGCATTCCTCAAACTCAAAAGCGAGATTGAAGAAAAATCTGGCGGCCGCATCGAAGTGGTCGATCAGGGGGGTGGCGCTCTGGGTGGTGACCGTGAGATCATGGAATCGACCATGTTCGGTGACATCCAGTTCGGCCCGATGTCTACTTCTGGCGCAACCCAGTTCATCCCTGAACTGTCTGTCTTTGACATTCCTTACGTCATGCCTACCGATGACAAGGAACGTCAGGCACTGGTCAACGAAGGCCCGCTTGCAGAAGCAATCGCCAAGGCACTCGATGCAAAAGGCCTGCGCTACGAAGGCATCATGAACGGTGGTTTCCGTAACCTGACCACCGCCAAAACCGAAGTGCATACTCCGGAAGATATCGCTTCAGCCGGCCTGCGCATTCGCGTTCAGGAAAACCCGGTTCACATCAAGATCTGGAAAGATCTCGGTGCCGCTCCGACCCCGATTTCCTTCCCCGAGCTCTATGGTGCCCTTCAGCAGGGTGTTGTTGACGGTCAGGAAAACCCCTACGGCCATATCCTGTCCCAGCGCTTCTACGAAGTTCAGGGCTTCATGACCAACACCCGTCACATCTTCCTCGCCAACATCTCCATGATCAACAAGGACTGGTACGAGAGCCTTCCGGACGATCTGAAAACCGTTGTCGACGAAGGCTTCAAAACTGCAACCAACTTCCAGTGGGAAGTTCAGGCACAGCTTGAAGACAGCCAGCGCGCTGAACTCGCCAAACACATGACCATCGTCGATCTGACCCCAGAGCAGATGAAAGAATTCCAGGACAAGACTGCCGATGTTGCAGATCTGGTTCGTGAAACTGCCGGTGATGAAATCGTCGACGTTCTGATGAACGAAATCAAATAG
- a CDS encoding fucose isomerase has product MTEKTMAYLVASGDLRPSANETCWPAQVEMEAKLTKVIESLGGAVQRAHPYKEDLKHGFIASQKEGLEVFANIDRKAPLIVAEAVWQYSQHLLAGLIAHEGPILTVGNWSPTYPGLVGLLNLNGSLTKAGVKYSSLWSVDFSDEWFIERLGEWLKTGTVSHDTSHVKPYSSTSNAKASELAKKIAEDMREKRSIMGIFDEGCMGMYNAIIPDEMLFPLGIFKERLSQSALYYATTQVSDEDAKEAYDWLVKSGITFHYGKDGATDLIEEQVLLQCKMYIAAVRIAEDFGCETIGIQYQQGLKDLLPASDLVEGLLNNDERPPVKNLKGEVIRDGQAIVHFNEVDECAGLDALMTNRIHRALGQPVETTLHDLRWGDYDQSGTTDDYVWVFEISGAAPAAHHGGYDKSSSMRQPAMFFPAGGGTLRGIAKPGEIVWSRVFVEDGKLKMDIGRGKAISLPEAETERRWTQTDYAWPMMHGVLYGVSRDQMMARHKANHIQVVYATDAAAADQAMATKAALASELGMEVSLCGTDADGSALKA; this is encoded by the coding sequence ATGACCGAAAAAACAATGGCGTATCTGGTCGCAAGTGGTGACTTGCGCCCAAGCGCGAACGAAACCTGCTGGCCTGCCCAAGTCGAAATGGAAGCGAAGCTGACCAAGGTGATCGAAAGCCTCGGCGGCGCTGTCCAGCGCGCCCATCCCTACAAGGAAGACCTCAAGCACGGTTTCATCGCAAGCCAGAAAGAGGGTCTCGAAGTTTTCGCCAATATCGACCGCAAGGCACCCCTGATCGTTGCCGAGGCCGTCTGGCAGTATTCCCAGCACCTGCTGGCCGGTCTGATCGCCCACGAAGGGCCGATCCTGACAGTAGGCAACTGGTCTCCGACCTATCCCGGTCTTGTTGGCCTTCTCAACCTCAATGGCTCCCTGACTAAGGCTGGCGTGAAATACTCCTCCCTGTGGAGCGTCGACTTCTCCGACGAATGGTTCATCGAGCGCCTTGGTGAATGGTTGAAGACCGGCACGGTCTCCCATGACACCAGCCATGTGAAGCCCTACAGCTCGACATCCAATGCGAAAGCTAGCGAACTGGCGAAGAAAATTGCCGAAGACATGCGCGAAAAGCGTTCGATCATGGGCATTTTCGACGAGGGTTGCATGGGGATGTACAACGCGATCATCCCTGATGAAATGCTGTTCCCGTTGGGCATCTTCAAGGAACGCCTGTCCCAGTCTGCGCTCTATTATGCCACGACGCAGGTGTCTGACGAAGACGCCAAAGAAGCCTACGACTGGCTCGTCAAGAGCGGCATCACCTTCCATTACGGCAAGGATGGCGCAACCGATCTGATCGAAGAACAGGTGCTTCTGCAGTGCAAGATGTACATCGCTGCGGTTCGCATCGCCGAGGACTTCGGCTGCGAAACCATCGGTATCCAGTATCAGCAGGGCCTCAAGGATCTGCTGCCAGCTTCGGATCTGGTCGAAGGTCTGCTCAACAACGACGAGCGTCCTCCAGTCAAGAATCTCAAGGGAGAAGTCATCCGCGACGGTCAGGCCATTGTCCACTTCAACGAGGTTGACGAATGCGCCGGTCTCGATGCCCTGATGACCAACCGCATCCACCGTGCCCTTGGTCAGCCTGTAGAGACGACCCTGCACGATCTGCGCTGGGGTGACTATGATCAGTCCGGCACCACCGACGACTATGTCTGGGTGTTCGAAATCTCAGGCGCGGCTCCGGCAGCTCACCATGGCGGCTATGACAAGAGTTCCTCCATGCGTCAGCCAGCCATGTTCTTCCCCGCTGGTGGTGGCACCCTGCGCGGCATTGCCAAACCGGGCGAAATCGTCTGGTCTCGCGTCTTCGTCGAAGACGGCAAGCTGAAAATGGACATCGGTCGCGGCAAGGCGATCTCGTTGCCGGAAGCAGAGACCGAACGGCGCTGGACCCAGACCGACTACGCATGGCCGATGATGCATGGCGTTCTCTACGGCGTCAGCCGCGACCAGATGATGGCACGCCACAAGGCAAACCACATTCAGGTGGTCTATGCGACCGATGCCGCTGCTGCTGATCAGGCCATGGCAACCAAGGCCGCGCTTGCCAGCGAGCTCGGCATGGAAGTCAGCCTCTGTGGCACAGACGCCGACGGCTCCGCTCTGAAGGCCTGA
- a CDS encoding FGGY-family carbohydrate kinase, with product MSASNYFIGIDVGTGSARAGLFDEAGTLLGVAKKDIKMWREEGHIVEQSSEDIWQCICYCTKKVLADAGIKDPSLVKGIGFDATCSLVVLDSKGTPLPVGPSDDPDRNIIVWMDHRAIKEAHRINCGHYQVLNYVGGTISPEMETPKLLWLKEHKPDVFAAAGHFFDLADFLSWRSTGSTARSVCTVTCKWTYMAHEKTWDADYFRSVGLGELANNDFARIGNEILDIATPLGDGLTEKSAEELGLSAGTPVGASLIDAHSGGVGTFAGRLPDGTTLEPEKQMSLIMGTSACAMALAKDATFVDGVWGPYHGAMVPGYWLLEGGQSAYGAALDHLITLHPAYAGVKKAAGNKPILVHLEELALKLAGSMEQVAWLAKDLQVVPEFLGNRAPYADPEATGVISGLTLDGSENSLVRLYVAGLCGLCYGTRQIVEALGKSGVEIETLVLSGGAAQSQLFRRILADTTGLKIALPETAEPVLLGGAIVGAVAAGRFKDLVEAGQTMSRIKDLVEPDSGDVRKLHNAKFEAFGLLQSADRKIRDLMKQ from the coding sequence ATGAGCGCAAGCAACTATTTCATCGGCATTGATGTGGGCACAGGCAGTGCACGGGCAGGCCTGTTCGACGAGGCCGGAACCCTCCTCGGTGTCGCGAAAAAGGACATCAAGATGTGGCGCGAAGAGGGCCATATCGTCGAGCAGTCCTCCGAGGATATCTGGCAGTGCATCTGCTACTGCACGAAGAAAGTTCTTGCAGATGCCGGCATCAAGGATCCGTCCCTCGTCAAAGGGATCGGTTTCGACGCCACCTGTTCGCTCGTGGTGCTCGACTCCAAAGGCACCCCGCTCCCTGTCGGCCCCTCGGATGATCCGGATCGCAACATCATCGTCTGGATGGACCATCGCGCCATCAAAGAGGCACACCGCATCAACTGCGGCCACTATCAGGTGTTGAACTATGTTGGCGGCACGATCTCTCCCGAAATGGAAACACCAAAGCTGCTCTGGCTGAAAGAGCACAAACCGGACGTCTTTGCCGCTGCAGGTCATTTTTTCGATCTGGCGGACTTCCTGTCCTGGCGCTCCACCGGATCGACGGCCCGCTCTGTCTGCACCGTGACTTGTAAATGGACCTACATGGCTCACGAGAAGACGTGGGACGCCGACTATTTCCGGTCTGTGGGTCTTGGTGAGCTCGCCAACAACGACTTTGCCCGCATCGGCAATGAAATCCTCGACATCGCGACACCTCTCGGCGACGGGTTGACCGAAAAGTCGGCTGAGGAACTGGGGCTGAGTGCCGGTACGCCGGTTGGAGCCTCCTTGATCGACGCCCATAGTGGCGGCGTTGGAACCTTTGCCGGCCGTCTGCCCGACGGCACGACCCTGGAGCCGGAGAAGCAGATGTCCCTTATCATGGGGACATCTGCCTGTGCCATGGCTCTGGCCAAGGACGCAACCTTCGTGGATGGCGTCTGGGGCCCGTATCACGGTGCCATGGTGCCCGGATACTGGCTGCTCGAAGGCGGACAGTCAGCCTACGGTGCGGCTCTTGATCATCTGATCACCTTGCATCCCGCCTATGCCGGGGTGAAGAAGGCCGCAGGCAACAAGCCGATCCTTGTTCATCTTGAAGAATTGGCGCTCAAACTTGCCGGTTCCATGGAGCAGGTAGCATGGCTCGCCAAGGACCTGCAGGTGGTCCCTGAATTTCTCGGCAACCGCGCGCCTTATGCCGACCCGGAAGCCACAGGCGTGATTTCCGGCCTGACCCTTGACGGCTCTGAAAACAGTCTGGTCCGTCTCTATGTGGCAGGTCTCTGCGGCCTTTGCTACGGCACGCGCCAGATCGTTGAAGCGCTTGGCAAATCCGGCGTTGAAATCGAGACGCTTGTCCTCAGCGGCGGGGCGGCACAGAGCCAGCTCTTCCGCCGGATCCTCGCCGATACCACCGGCCTCAAGATCGCCTTGCCTGAAACCGCTGAGCCGGTCCTTCTTGGCGGTGCCATTGTTGGTGCCGTGGCTGCAGGCCGCTTCAAGGATCTTGTTGAGGCCGGACAGACCATGTCCCGCATCAAGGATCTTGTCGAACCGGACAGCGGTGACGTGCGCAAGCTGCACAATGCCAAATTTGAAGCTTTCGGCCTCTTGCAGTCTGCTGACCGCAAGATCCGTGATCTCATGAAGCAATAA
- a CDS encoding histidine phosphatase family protein has translation MKLILVRHGNTFGPGDRVCWVGARSDLPLVDKGKAQAAEVGEALKASGLAPSVIYCGPLKRTVETATIAARTAGWADVDMEISDALKEIDYGDWEGKSNDDIRSEYGDADIDGWQKDSVWPEGYGWKPGVNAIQSNWKAMISSIQGKYGPDAVAVIVTSNGILRLVAPEYGISASAAKVGTGHMCLIEDGVVKVWNSKTLS, from the coding sequence ATGAAGCTCATTCTCGTCAGACATGGCAACACGTTCGGCCCGGGCGACCGGGTCTGCTGGGTAGGCGCTCGCAGCGACCTTCCCCTCGTTGACAAGGGCAAGGCACAGGCTGCCGAGGTCGGCGAAGCTCTCAAGGCGAGCGGCCTTGCACCGTCCGTGATCTATTGCGGACCGCTGAAACGCACCGTCGAGACCGCAACCATCGCCGCGCGAACCGCCGGATGGGCCGACGTTGACATGGAGATCTCGGACGCGCTCAAAGAGATCGACTATGGCGACTGGGAAGGCAAGTCCAACGATGATATCCGCTCCGAGTATGGCGACGCGGACATTGATGGCTGGCAGAAGGACAGTGTCTGGCCCGAGGGCTATGGCTGGAAGCCGGGCGTCAATGCCATTCAGTCAAACTGGAAGGCGATGATCTCTTCCATCCAAGGCAAATATGGACCCGATGCAGTGGCTGTGATCGTAACCAGCAACGGCATACTACGGCTGGTTGCGCCCGAATATGGCATATCGGCATCTGCAGCCAAGGTCGGTACAGGGCATATGTGCCTGATCGAGGACGGGGTGGTCAAAGTCTGGAATTCCAAAACACTCTCCTGA
- the kdsB gene encoding 3-deoxy-manno-octulosonate cytidylyltransferase, translated as MSTAIIIPARYGSSRLPGKPMLGILGTSMLERVWRIASATTGCSRVVISTEDQRIVEHAKSFGAEAVLTPESCRNGTERTFATIEAANIDADAVINFQGDAVLTPPWVIQSMIDEFDASDSDFDLVTPATQLTEEAVEALRESKLVNPASGTTVVFDSHHNALYFSKTILPYFRSSGFTSVYRHIGLYGYRVPSLERYVSLPPSPLEQTEGLEQLRALEHGMKVRVVIVDYRGRTHASVDAAEDITIAEEIIRREGELVEANKA; from the coding sequence ATGTCGACCGCAATCATCATTCCCGCCCGCTACGGCTCAAGCCGTTTGCCGGGCAAACCCATGCTCGGGATTCTCGGGACAAGCATGCTGGAACGGGTCTGGCGCATTGCCAGCGCGACGACAGGTTGCTCGAGGGTCGTTATCAGCACGGAAGATCAGCGCATTGTCGAGCATGCGAAGAGCTTCGGAGCTGAAGCGGTCCTGACGCCAGAATCCTGCCGGAACGGCACGGAGCGGACCTTCGCGACCATCGAAGCGGCCAACATCGACGCAGACGCAGTGATCAATTTTCAGGGTGATGCGGTCCTGACACCGCCCTGGGTGATCCAGTCGATGATCGACGAGTTCGATGCCTCCGACAGTGACTTCGATCTCGTCACTCCGGCGACACAACTGACGGAAGAGGCGGTTGAGGCTTTGCGTGAGAGCAAGCTCGTCAATCCGGCGAGTGGCACCACGGTCGTGTTCGACAGCCACCACAATGCGCTTTATTTCTCCAAGACCATCCTCCCCTATTTCCGGTCTTCGGGCTTCACGTCTGTTTATCGCCACATCGGGCTTTACGGCTATCGGGTGCCATCACTTGAGCGCTACGTGTCCCTCCCCCCCTCGCCACTTGAGCAGACGGAAGGTCTGGAGCAGCTCCGGGCGCTTGAACATGGCATGAAGGTGCGCGTGGTCATCGTCGACTATCGGGGCCGCACCCACGCCTCGGTCGATGCTGCCGAAGACATCACCATCGCCGAAGAGATCATTCGCCGCGAGGGCGAACTGGTGGAGGCGAACAAGGCATGA
- a CDS encoding substrate-binding domain-containing protein: MPKTISEIAAATGYSRTTITLVLKGRAKTYRISEKAQDAIKAYVAEHGGYTINQTARNLKMKRSYTVGFVVPDLANAFFANLIANLEVMCRSEDLVLITTSSGEDPDAELKAINSMLGRGVDGLIIAPCSQKSLEAGLKRAKKTPLVAIDRHYPAISVPFISSNHTKSACMITKTIAEHGCSQIAFLCGHPENPSIANRIQGFHDTAREAGLKDDDAIVLSVSDDSIEAGKQLAAELMGDQKSLPPAILCSSLLVLEGAMHQIKSQLGQVPPDLVIGTFDYDGLLEFLPNLVFAIKQDEGQLSRSMFSLLKSQMENEEMDEAHQIIDTSLVRLQCQSSQSEAI; the protein is encoded by the coding sequence ATGCCAAAAACAATATCGGAAATCGCTGCCGCGACGGGATATTCCAGAACGACCATCACCCTTGTGCTCAAGGGGCGGGCGAAAACCTATCGCATCAGTGAAAAGGCACAGGACGCCATCAAGGCTTATGTCGCGGAGCACGGCGGCTACACGATCAACCAGACAGCGCGTAATCTCAAGATGAAGCGCAGCTATACGGTTGGTTTCGTGGTTCCCGATCTTGCCAACGCCTTCTTTGCCAACCTGATTGCCAATCTCGAGGTGATGTGCCGATCCGAGGACCTAGTCCTGATCACGACATCAAGCGGGGAAGACCCGGATGCGGAACTCAAGGCCATCAACAGCATGCTCGGGCGCGGCGTTGACGGCCTGATCATCGCCCCCTGTTCGCAAAAGAGCCTCGAGGCGGGACTGAAGCGGGCCAAGAAAACCCCGCTCGTGGCGATTGACCGACACTATCCGGCAATTTCTGTGCCCTTCATTTCGAGCAACCACACCAAGAGCGCCTGCATGATCACCAAGACGATTGCAGAACATGGTTGCTCACAAATCGCCTTTCTCTGCGGCCATCCCGAAAATCCCAGTATTGCCAATCGTATTCAGGGGTTCCATGACACGGCACGCGAGGCGGGCCTGAAGGATGATGATGCGATTGTGCTGTCCGTTTCGGACGACAGCATCGAAGCTGGCAAGCAGTTGGCGGCGGAATTGATGGGAGATCAGAAGAGCCTGCCGCCTGCGATCCTTTGCTCCTCGCTTCTGGTTCTTGAGGGGGCCATGCATCAGATTAAGTCCCAGTTGGGTCAGGTGCCGCCAGACCTTGTCATCGGCACGTTCGACTATGACGGCCTTCTGGAATTTTTGCCCAATCTGGTCTTTGCCATCAAACAGGACGAGGGCCAGCTCTCCCGCTCGATGTTCTCGCTGCTGAAATCTCAGATGGAAAACGAGGAAATGGACGAGGCGCATCAGATCATCGACACGAGTCTGGTTCGTCTGCAGTGCCAGAGCTCGCAATCAGAAGCGATTTGA
- a CDS encoding exopolysaccharide biosynthesis protein, protein MSDSKDNRKEHDASVVAILERTQEAANGETTTLGDTVHSLGQESYGALILLPALLAVSPLSGIPTASTILGITIAIVSSQALLGRHSLWFPSWLLSREVDTAKFKDALSFLEKPAGVIDRYTRKRLSFLINPPAGRLLQLVCLLCGLTMPFLELVPFSSSILGAAVTLFAAALIVRDGLLAAAGFLMLGGVAFLALRLF, encoded by the coding sequence ATGTCCGATAGCAAAGACAACAGAAAAGAACACGATGCTTCCGTGGTCGCCATTCTTGAGCGAACGCAGGAGGCTGCCAATGGAGAGACAACGACACTCGGAGATACGGTGCATTCGCTCGGTCAGGAATCCTATGGTGCCTTGATCCTGTTGCCAGCGCTGCTGGCGGTCTCGCCACTCAGCGGCATTCCAACCGCTTCAACCATTTTGGGAATAACCATTGCCATCGTGTCATCACAGGCCTTGCTGGGCCGTCACAGTCTCTGGTTCCCCAGCTGGCTGCTGAGCCGCGAAGTGGATACAGCCAAGTTCAAGGACGCCTTGTCCTTTCTTGAAAAGCCTGCCGGGGTCATTGACCGCTACACCAGGAAGAGGCTTTCGTTTCTCATCAATCCCCCTGCGGGACGATTGTTGCAGCTCGTCTGCCTGCTATGCGGTCTGACCATGCCCTTCCTTGAGCTTGTTCCCTTCTCCTCATCGATCCTTGGAGCCGCCGTCACGCTCTTTGCTGCCGCCTTGATCGTGCGTGATGGCCTATTGGCTGCAGCCGGTTTTCTGATGCTCGGCGGCGTTGCCTTTCTTGCCTTGCGCCTGTTCTGA